In the genome of Carnobacterium pleistocenium FTR1, one region contains:
- a CDS encoding PepSY domain-containing protein, giving the protein MLSTVKIGLVSGSALILLAACGSTEAPTNNSTSSTTTGTDSSSSVSENFEGKSFSVTYEQAIADFQEAYPTAVISSIDFDKDFGEYTFEISGFDDTQEIEWEINAENGEETKNKTEMKDSDNDEQELMVDALMTIDELITKSEEEAPNAVLTSWNLEADEDTNTPLFTGEFKEGMNEVDVHLNAETGELLSVEND; this is encoded by the coding sequence ATGTTATCGACAGTAAAAATAGGATTGGTCAGCGGGAGTGCGCTAATACTTTTAGCAGCATGTGGCAGCACAGAAGCCCCTACTAATAATTCAACAAGTTCAACTACGACAGGAACAGATTCTTCTAGTTCTGTGTCAGAAAACTTTGAAGGGAAGAGCTTTTCAGTTACATATGAACAAGCTATTGCTGATTTTCAAGAAGCATATCCAACAGCAGTTATTTCTTCAATTGATTTTGACAAAGATTTTGGCGAATATACTTTTGAAATTAGTGGATTCGATGATACTCAAGAAATTGAATGGGAAATAAATGCTGAAAACGGAGAAGAAACAAAAAACAAAACGGAAATGAAAGATTCAGACAATGATGAGCAAGAATTAATGGTAGATGCTTTAATGACTATTGATGAATTGATTACGAAATCTGAGGAAGAAGCTCCAAATGCGGTACTTACTTCATGGAATTTAGAAGCAGATGAAGACACAAATACACCTTTGTTCACAGGAGAATTTAAAGAAGGAATGAACGAAGTAGATGTTCATTTAAATGCTGAAACTGGCGAACTTTTATCTGTTGAAAATGACTAA
- a CDS encoding helix-turn-helix domain-containing protein encodes MELAERLKHEREERKMSQSFVAKELNIPIQLLSSWELGKSNPDLEMIQLLSEFYNFSIDELLNNTPPKKATALFLDSISKMASEDIIELLILGIGLPIIIFAIFF; translated from the coding sequence ATGGAGTTAGCTGAAAGATTAAAACATGAACGTGAAGAAAGAAAAATGTCCCAGTCTTTTGTTGCGAAAGAACTAAATATTCCTATACAATTATTATCTAGCTGGGAGTTAGGTAAAAGTAATCCTGATTTGGAGATGATTCAACTACTGAGTGAATTTTATAATTTTTCTATAGACGAATTACTTAATAACACTCCACCAAAAAAAGCAACTGCACTTTTTTTAGACTCTATTTCTAAAATGGCTTCAGAAGATATAATTGAACTGCTTATTTTAGGAATTGGTCTACCAATTATTATTTTTGCTATCTTCTTCTAA
- a CDS encoding Rgg/GadR/MutR family transcriptional regulator, producing the protein MVKYIRLSKKIKSGNVYTGILSRPAISRFEKGLSDTTTVKLFKIISNLNVSLDEFYYIYNKKNNMDNDYNFYNEYTHSFYLNDLESLKLLRNTAIEAYKSTNKIKHLHYSSLTDLTISYILKEKNNIESLKILKDYLLECDEWTYYELVLFTNSLDFFPEELLLLLHKKAKEKLEYFSQLRRYSNEVFSLLTNILVVFITKNDIEKSTYFYKELKKSMSETNNKMYEKVMLSFFKELIGIIDTKKSDAQTIEQIIILFDYLEMPVKKNQCVHLYENVKSNNQIE; encoded by the coding sequence GTGGTTAAATACATTCGGCTATCTAAAAAAATAAAATCAGGAAATGTCTATACTGGTATTTTAAGTCGGCCAGCAATATCTAGATTTGAAAAAGGTTTGAGCGATACTACAACTGTAAAATTATTCAAAATAATAAGTAATTTAAATGTGTCTTTAGATGAATTCTATTATATTTATAATAAAAAGAATAATATGGATAATGACTACAATTTCTATAATGAGTATACTCATTCTTTTTATTTAAATGATTTAGAAAGTCTAAAATTACTAAGAAACACTGCTATTGAAGCATATAAAAGTACTAATAAAATAAAACATTTACACTATTCCTCGCTAACGGACCTTACAATTAGTTATATTTTGAAAGAAAAAAATAATATAGAAAGTTTAAAAATATTAAAAGATTATCTTCTTGAATGCGACGAATGGACATACTATGAGCTAGTATTATTTACTAATTCGTTAGATTTTTTTCCAGAAGAGTTGCTTTTATTGTTGCATAAAAAAGCAAAAGAAAAGTTAGAGTACTTTTCTCAATTAAGAAGATATAGCAATGAGGTATTTTCATTACTTACAAATATTTTAGTGGTCTTTATAACTAAAAATGATATTGAAAAAAGCACTTATTTTTACAAGGAATTAAAGAAAAGTATGTCTGAAACTAACAATAAAATGTATGAAAAAGTTATGCTGTCTTTCTTTAAAGAATTAATAGGTATAATTGATACAAAAAAAAGCGACGCTCAAACTATTGAACAAATAATCATATTATTTGATTATTTAGAAATGCCAGTAAAGAAAAATCAATGTGTTCATTTATATGAAAATGTGAAAAGCAACAATCAAATAGAGTAA
- a CDS encoding NUDIX hydrolase, translating to MNYIKWIRNYVGHKEIILNFSGGIVTNEKNEVLLQLRADKQLWGLPGGAVEKGESVEQAAKREVTEETGLQVEVDSLLGIYSAYFDTYPNGDKAQTITTMFIFKVIRGELVAGDIEETLELKFFSQKNLPEIANKQHKDAIQDFFSNKRAIYR from the coding sequence ATGAATTATATTAAATGGATTAGAAATTATGTGGGGCATAAAGAAATAATTTTAAATTTTTCAGGTGGCATAGTTACCAATGAAAAAAATGAAGTTCTATTGCAATTAAGAGCTGATAAGCAGTTATGGGGTTTACCTGGTGGAGCAGTTGAAAAAGGGGAAAGTGTGGAGCAAGCAGCTAAAAGAGAGGTAACTGAAGAAACTGGATTACAGGTCGAAGTTGATTCTCTATTAGGCATTTATTCAGCTTACTTTGATACTTATCCTAACGGAGATAAAGCACAGACTATCACAACAATGTTTATCTTCAAAGTAATTAGAGGAGAATTAGTTGCTGGAGATATAGAAGAGACTTTAGAGTTGAAATTTTTTTCTCAAAAAAATCTTCCGGAAATTGCTAATAAACAACATAAAGATGCTATTCAAGATTTCTTTTCTAATAAAAGAGCGATTTATAGATGA
- a CDS encoding NUDIX domain-containing protein: MDLTLDTNLGKLNIRVAAWLESQNRILVSKFPGGIISLPGGRVKFSETTIEAIKREVFEETGEVFYEIELFSIIENFFFEKQSKKDYHEFLFVYKGKIKVQRNYYGVDKNNQNIAWEPLEIIKELKPSIFSQLVGYKNRNNIIHLINND, encoded by the coding sequence ATGGATTTAACTTTAGATACAAATTTGGGAAAGCTAAACATCAGAGTAGCGGCATGGTTAGAAAGTCAGAACAGGATATTAGTTTCAAAATTTCCTGGAGGAATAATTTCTTTACCTGGTGGCAGAGTGAAATTTTCTGAGACTACCATAGAGGCAATAAAACGTGAAGTTTTTGAAGAAACAGGAGAAGTTTTTTACGAAATAGAATTATTTTCAATAATTGAAAATTTTTTCTTTGAAAAACAATCTAAAAAAGATTATCATGAATTTCTTTTTGTGTACAAAGGGAAAATAAAAGTACAGCGAAATTATTATGGCGTAGATAAAAATAATCAGAACATTGCTTGGGAACCTTTAGAAATCATAAAGGAATTAAAGCCAAGTATTTTTAGTCAACTAGTTGGTTATAAAAATAGAAATAATATTATTCACTTAATAAATAATGATTAG
- a CDS encoding DUF1905 domain-containing protein, whose product MIKIIDNQELELQYKEGFGTWTHHLRLPGTACIKGRWGHLKVSGTIDDFEVNNIFLAPRKNEDKIISINKEIRDAIGKSGGDMVMVTLYLHD is encoded by the coding sequence ATGATCAAAATAATTGACAATCAGGAACTCGAGTTACAATACAAAGAAGGATTTGGAACATGGACACACCATCTTAGACTCCCAGGAACAGCTTGTATTAAAGGAAGATGGGGACACCTAAAAGTTTCTGGTACAATTGATGATTTTGAAGTAAATAACATTTTTTTAGCTCCAAGAAAAAATGAAGACAAAATCATCTCAATTAATAAGGAAATTAGAGATGCAATAGGAAAAAGTGGTGGAGATATGGTAATGGTAACTTTATATCTGCATGATTAG
- a CDS encoding SRPBCC family protein has translation MIRIQIERAFNVGPELLWELVVDPDHYHFWTETFSEGSDFDGDWTKGSTIRFVAEDEHGIESGMVSEIVESQWPEFISIRHLGLVVNGVNDYESPLAHEWAPAFENYRFIPKEDGRCIFAVEQDLPEEQAEEFKVNWEKSFDRMAILLETSANVGKVITLRERSHNRPEVIWEKLVTPEKVMSWNYASDDWYCPSAKSNLEIGGEFHYEMAAKDGSSSFDFWGTYTEIEPAKRLCFVLGDGRNVRINIFEKPYGCLIEERFEVEQQNTLDLQRQGWQNILKNLAR, from the coding sequence ATGATTAGAATTCAAATTGAAAGGGCTTTTAATGTCGGTCCAGAACTGCTTTGGGAACTTGTGGTTGATCCGGATCATTATCATTTTTGGACAGAAACTTTCTCTGAAGGCTCAGACTTTGATGGAGATTGGACTAAGGGTAGTACTATTCGTTTTGTGGCTGAAGATGAACATGGAATAGAGAGTGGCATGGTATCGGAAATTGTAGAAAGTCAATGGCCAGAGTTTATATCAATCAGGCATCTAGGCTTGGTGGTAAATGGTGTCAATGACTATGAATCCCCTTTGGCTCATGAATGGGCACCAGCCTTCGAGAATTATAGATTTATCCCGAAGGAAGATGGTAGGTGTATCTTTGCAGTAGAGCAAGATTTGCCAGAGGAACAAGCCGAAGAGTTTAAGGTTAACTGGGAAAAATCTTTTGACCGTATGGCGATTCTACTTGAAACTAGTGCAAACGTTGGGAAGGTGATAACCCTTCGCGAAAGATCACACAATCGTCCTGAGGTGATTTGGGAAAAGCTTGTCACGCCTGAAAAAGTAATGTCTTGGAATTATGCTAGCGATGATTGGTATTGTCCAAGCGCTAAAAGTAATTTAGAGATTGGAGGCGAATTTCACTACGAAATGGCTGCTAAGGATGGCAGTTCGTCTTTTGATTTTTGGGGTACCTATACGGAAATTGAACCTGCTAAAAGATTGTGTTTTGTGTTGGGTGATGGGCGCAATGTGCGTATCAACATCTTTGAGAAACCTTATGGTTGCTTGATAGAAGAACGCTTTGAGGTAGAACAGCAAAATACTTTGGACCTTCAACGCCAAGGGTGGCAAAATATTTTGAAAAATTTGGCTCGATAA
- a CDS encoding ketoacyl-ACP synthase III — translation MTSIRIKSIAIHHPANKVENDFYIDHFKNLTGKDHTKFLKDVLGRDSRHIIDNDDENTVTMAIEASNKVLKKSGVLAKDLDMIMFTTQVPEYIFPTNASMLHRGLQASSNTGILDLNANCSGMTVALDQASRYLMSNPRMNKLLLVGSDHASLIMNPTDSLTYPAFGDIAVALILERVEEENTGLIDSIYHTTSSHSDMVTFPKNGLSKALKSQEGVKYVQWLPFDGGIAMPPAYKIIDELLERNNLTPNEIKAYCLSQFSIANVNRMQEHYGLEKEKMIYIGDKYGYSGTSSPLLAFYEGIEQGTIKRGDKVLLWTVGVGYNLIAVLYQY, via the coding sequence ATGACAAGCATTAGAATTAAGAGTATTGCTATTCATCATCCAGCAAACAAAGTTGAAAATGATTTTTATATCGACCATTTTAAAAATCTTACCGGTAAGGACCATACAAAATTTTTAAAAGATGTTTTAGGTCGAGATTCGCGACACATTATCGACAATGATGATGAAAATACAGTAACAATGGCTATTGAAGCTTCTAATAAAGTATTAAAAAAGTCAGGCGTTTTAGCTAAAGACTTAGATATGATTATGTTTACAACACAAGTCCCTGAATATATTTTCCCTACTAATGCTTCTATGCTGCACCGTGGACTTCAAGCAAGTTCAAACACCGGTATTTTAGATTTAAATGCTAATTGTTCAGGTATGACTGTTGCTTTAGACCAAGCGTCTAGATATTTAATGTCTAATCCTAGAATGAACAAATTGTTACTTGTAGGTTCAGACCATGCATCCTTAATTATGAACCCAACAGATAGTCTTACATATCCAGCATTCGGTGATATAGCTGTTGCACTTATTTTAGAACGTGTAGAAGAAGAAAATACTGGTTTAATTGATTCTATTTATCATACAACTTCAAGTCATTCTGATATGGTTACTTTCCCAAAAAATGGTTTATCTAAAGCACTTAAAAGTCAAGAGGGTGTCAAATACGTACAATGGTTACCTTTTGACGGCGGAATTGCTATGCCTCCTGCATACAAGATCATCGACGAACTGCTAGAACGTAATAATTTAACACCTAATGAAATAAAAGCTTACTGTTTATCACAATTTTCAATTGCAAATGTTAATAGAATGCAAGAACACTATGGTTTAGAAAAAGAAAAAATGATTTATATAGGTGACAAATATGGGTATTCCGGAACTTCAAGTCCCTTATTGGCTTTCTACGAAGGAATTGAACAAGGCACAATTAAACGTGGAGATAAAGTATTATTATGGACTGTTGGTGTAGGTTATAACTTAATTGCTGTTCTTTACCAGTATTAA
- a CDS encoding endonuclease/exonuclease/phosphatase family protein, translating into MKLLTLNTHSWLEEQPYDKLDTLIETILVNQFDVIAFQEINQSIDESVLDLSNHFAYQAADPTVQIKRNNFAFLVQQKLEQAGLRYIWTWQPAHIGYDIYDEGLAFLSLHPIQEIKTFYASKSRAFDNYKTRPVLGVQIEDSWYFNLHLGWWNDEDDSFKEQWAVCSAFFKTLIGPIYLMGDFNNPAQKINEGYELVTRDWFDTFHLADKRDKGYTVEKNIDGWAENNEKLRIDFIFTNHPFEVDASKVFFNGRNNPIVSDHYGVSINLATAEEQTTV; encoded by the coding sequence TTGAAGTTATTAACATTAAATACTCACAGTTGGTTAGAAGAACAGCCGTATGATAAATTGGATACGCTTATCGAAACCATTTTGGTAAATCAGTTCGATGTGATTGCTTTCCAAGAAATAAACCAATCCATCGATGAATCTGTTCTCGATCTGTCAAATCACTTCGCTTATCAAGCGGCTGACCCTACTGTCCAAATCAAGCGAAATAATTTTGCTTTTCTTGTACAGCAAAAATTAGAACAAGCTGGTCTACGATATATTTGGACTTGGCAGCCAGCCCACATTGGCTATGATATTTATGATGAAGGTTTAGCATTTTTGAGCCTTCATCCGATCCAGGAAATCAAAACCTTTTATGCTTCTAAAAGCAGAGCGTTTGATAATTATAAAACGCGTCCTGTATTAGGCGTTCAAATCGAAGACAGCTGGTACTTTAATCTTCATTTAGGTTGGTGGAATGATGAAGACGATTCTTTTAAAGAGCAATGGGCAGTGTGTTCAGCTTTTTTCAAAACGTTGATCGGACCAATTTACTTGATGGGTGATTTTAATAATCCAGCACAAAAAATCAATGAAGGTTATGAATTAGTGACCAGAGACTGGTTTGATACTTTCCATCTGGCAGATAAACGGGATAAAGGGTATACCGTAGAAAAAAACATTGACGGTTGGGCTGAAAATAATGAAAAGTTAAGAATCGATTTCATTTTTACAAATCACCCCTTTGAAGTTGATGCCTCAAAAGTCTTTTTCAATGGCAGAAATAATCCAATTGTTTCGGACCATTATGGTGTCAGCATCAACCTTGCAACTGCAGAAGAACAAACCACCGTTTGA
- a CDS encoding glycoside hydrolase family 65 protein translates to MGNKRLFELDEWKIATQTLDKKQRRLQESLTSIGNGYMGMRGNFEERYSGDHHQGSYLAGVWYPDKTRVGWWKNGYPDYFGKVINSMNFIQLDLFIDGEPVDLYTDTIREFEMELDMQTGILSRRYIVEKKNKQVLVEVERFVSLAQKELCAIRMNVTSLNEAVDIRFVPGLDSNVTNEDSNYEEKFWLPVMAAKDTLIVETKPNDFGIEQFTVAATMLNRTFGVEKICDTVSDMCVNEEFVGKLAAGEQASIEKLVILTTSRDSSKEEVGTRSQALSADLIPVSFAELRKQHAELWEERWAKADVVIGGDSAAQQGIRYNLFQLFSTYYGEDERLNIGPKGFTGEKYGGATYWDTEAYAVPLYLALADQKVAKNLLTYRHNQLPQAEHNARQQGLKGALYPMVTFTGVECHNEWEITFEEIHRNGAMAYAIYNYTNYTGDESYLVDKGLDVLVGISRFWADRIHYNQGKDQYMMHGVTGPNEYENNVNNNWYTNTMAVWTLNYTLAALEKAPNKKTALTVTETELNEWKAISSKMYYPYDTEKGVFIQHDTFMDKDLRPVTELAPSDLPLSQNWSWDKILRSPFIKQADVLQGIYFFKEEFTKEEKQRNFDFYEPMTVHESSLSPSIHAILAADLHRMDKAVELYGRSARLDLDNYNNDTQDGLHITSMTGSWLTIVEGFAGMRTANEILAFAPLLPTNWTHYEFHINYRGRLLKITVSQTATTIELVSGEPLEMKVYEKVIILENQYTCATNAATAVVK, encoded by the coding sequence ATGGGAAATAAACGATTATTTGAATTAGATGAATGGAAAATCGCAACGCAAACATTAGATAAAAAACAAAGACGATTACAAGAAAGCTTGACCAGTATTGGAAATGGGTATATGGGCATGCGTGGAAATTTTGAAGAACGCTATTCAGGCGATCATCATCAAGGAAGTTATTTAGCAGGTGTGTGGTATCCGGATAAAACGCGTGTCGGCTGGTGGAAAAATGGTTACCCCGATTACTTTGGTAAAGTGATCAATTCGATGAATTTTATCCAATTAGACTTGTTTATAGATGGAGAGCCAGTAGATCTATATACCGATACCATCCGTGAATTTGAAATGGAGTTGGATATGCAGACGGGGATTTTATCGCGCCGCTATATCGTTGAGAAGAAGAATAAGCAAGTACTAGTAGAAGTTGAACGATTTGTTAGCCTAGCTCAAAAAGAATTGTGTGCGATTCGAATGAACGTGACCAGCTTGAATGAAGCCGTTGATATCCGTTTTGTTCCAGGTTTAGACAGTAATGTCACGAATGAAGATTCAAATTATGAAGAAAAATTCTGGCTTCCGGTTATGGCGGCTAAAGACACATTGATTGTCGAAACGAAACCAAATGATTTTGGAATCGAACAATTTACAGTAGCTGCTACGATGTTGAACCGCACGTTCGGCGTTGAGAAAATCTGTGATACCGTATCAGATATGTGCGTCAATGAGGAGTTTGTTGGGAAACTAGCAGCAGGTGAACAAGCATCTATTGAAAAGTTAGTTATTTTAACAACTTCGCGAGACAGTTCAAAAGAAGAAGTAGGGACACGCAGTCAAGCATTGAGTGCGGACTTAATACCTGTCTCTTTTGCAGAATTAAGAAAACAACACGCTGAGTTATGGGAAGAGCGTTGGGCGAAAGCGGATGTGGTCATCGGAGGCGATAGTGCTGCACAACAAGGGATCCGCTACAATTTATTTCAACTATTCTCAACTTATTATGGTGAAGATGAGCGTTTAAATATTGGACCAAAAGGCTTTACGGGTGAAAAATACGGTGGAGCAACATACTGGGACACAGAAGCGTATGCCGTTCCATTGTACTTAGCTTTGGCTGATCAAAAAGTGGCAAAAAATTTACTGACTTATCGACACAATCAATTGCCGCAAGCTGAACACAATGCGCGTCAACAAGGATTAAAAGGAGCACTTTACCCAATGGTAACGTTCACTGGGGTTGAATGCCACAATGAATGGGAAATCACATTTGAAGAAATTCACCGTAATGGGGCAATGGCGTATGCTATTTACAATTATACGAATTATACCGGTGATGAAAGTTACTTAGTAGATAAAGGATTGGATGTTTTAGTGGGAATCAGCCGTTTCTGGGCAGACCGTATTCACTATAACCAAGGAAAAGATCAATATATGATGCATGGTGTCACAGGTCCGAATGAATATGAAAATAATGTTAACAACAATTGGTATACAAATACGATGGCAGTTTGGACATTGAACTATACGTTGGCGGCTTTAGAAAAAGCTCCAAACAAAAAAACGGCGTTGACCGTAACGGAAACGGAATTAAATGAATGGAAAGCGATTAGTTCAAAAATGTATTACCCATATGATACTGAAAAAGGCGTATTCATCCAACACGATACCTTTATGGATAAAGATTTGCGTCCGGTTACTGAATTAGCCCCAAGTGATTTGCCGTTGAGTCAGAATTGGTCATGGGATAAAATTTTGCGTTCGCCTTTCATTAAGCAAGCGGATGTCTTGCAAGGTATTTATTTCTTTAAAGAAGAGTTTACGAAAGAAGAGAAACAGCGTAATTTTGATTTCTATGAACCAATGACTGTTCATGAATCAAGTCTTTCACCAAGTATTCATGCAATTTTGGCAGCAGATCTACACCGAATGGATAAGGCAGTTGAATTATATGGCCGTTCAGCTCGATTAGATCTAGACAATTACAATAACGATACACAAGATGGGCTGCATATTACATCGATGACGGGTAGCTGGTTAACGATCGTAGAAGGTTTTGCTGGTATGCGTACAGCAAATGAAATATTGGCTTTTGCGCCATTATTACCGACAAACTGGACTCATTATGAATTCCATATCAATTATCGCGGACGCTTATTGAAAATCACTGTATCTCAAACGGCTACAACGATTGAATTAGTGTCCGGTGAACCGTTAGAAATGAAAGTCTACGAAAAAGTTATTATATTAGAAAATCAATATACTTGTGCAACAAATGCTGCAACAGCAGTAGTAAAATAG
- the pgmB gene encoding beta-phosphoglucomutase produces the protein MKAVLFDLDGILTDTANYHYQAWKALGAELGVEIDEAFNEQLKGVSRTDSLALILAKDGLEEKFTIVEKEALATKKNDVYKKMIEQMSAEDILPGIKTLLIDLKAKGILLGLASASQNGPNILGKLGLEDFFDTIVDPAKLAAGKPHPEIFETGAKQLNVSVQECIGIEDAAAGVQSINSAGMAAVAVGDETTLRAAAKVVASTNELTADLLTAVWAESVGVH, from the coding sequence ATGAAAGCTGTATTATTTGATTTAGACGGAATTCTGACAGACACAGCTAATTACCATTATCAAGCATGGAAGGCGTTAGGTGCGGAATTAGGAGTTGAAATAGACGAGGCATTCAATGAACAATTGAAAGGCGTCAGCCGAACGGATTCTTTAGCTTTGATCTTAGCTAAAGACGGCTTAGAAGAAAAGTTTACAATTGTAGAAAAAGAGGCCTTAGCAACTAAGAAAAATGATGTCTACAAAAAAATGATTGAGCAAATGTCTGCTGAGGATATATTGCCTGGAATCAAAACCTTATTGATCGACCTAAAAGCAAAAGGTATTCTATTGGGACTGGCTTCAGCAAGTCAAAACGGACCCAATATTTTAGGAAAATTAGGCTTGGAAGACTTCTTTGATACGATCGTCGACCCAGCTAAATTAGCTGCAGGAAAACCTCACCCAGAAATTTTTGAAACAGGAGCTAAGCAATTGAACGTGTCTGTTCAAGAGTGCATCGGGATCGAAGATGCAGCAGCAGGAGTTCAATCGATCAATAGCGCCGGCATGGCAGCAGTAGCCGTTGGAGACGAGACCACATTGAGAGCAGCTGCTAAAGTTGTTGCCTCGACCAATGAGTTGACTGCAGATTTATTGACCGCTGTTTGGGCAGAGTCTGTTGGAGTTCACTAA
- a CDS encoding aldose epimerase family protein gives MEFTKRRFGWIADQEIIEYQLTTKQGAVFKCLNYGAIVSSIEVPDKNGDCENVVLGFDTLEEYIEDSPYFGAVVGRVAGRIKNGIWDTHKLTQNEGLHHIHGGQANFSQIVWDTEVNKAVDFIDIIFTHISPAGDNGYPGNLTVKVVYRWTEKAVWTMDIRAETDATTLFNPTNHTYFNLSGSVKRTILNHKLQIASAAYAEVGADKCPTGRLCPVDGTPYDFRTPIFMSEALAKQPAGYDTPFKLTTGNVLLSEPESGRQLAIRTTREAVVVFSTTGMDEEYVVMGKKMCSHLGIALETQELPDAVHHPHFQSIILKPGEKYFSQTTYRFSA, from the coding sequence TTGGAGTTCACTAAACGACGATTCGGTTGGATAGCCGATCAAGAGATAATAGAATACCAACTGACCACTAAACAAGGTGCTGTTTTTAAGTGCTTAAATTACGGAGCGATCGTGTCCAGTATTGAAGTACCTGATAAAAATGGGGACTGTGAAAATGTGGTGTTGGGTTTTGATACTCTTGAAGAGTACATTGAGGATTCGCCTTATTTTGGTGCGGTAGTTGGACGAGTAGCTGGACGGATCAAAAATGGAATATGGGATACGCATAAATTGACTCAAAATGAAGGGTTACACCACATCCATGGCGGACAAGCTAATTTCAGTCAAATCGTATGGGACACTGAAGTGAATAAAGCTGTTGATTTTATCGATATTATCTTCACGCATATAAGTCCAGCTGGAGACAACGGATATCCAGGAAACTTAACGGTAAAAGTGGTTTATCGATGGACCGAAAAGGCTGTTTGGACTATGGATATTCGAGCAGAGACGGATGCAACAACCTTGTTCAATCCGACGAACCATACGTATTTCAATTTGAGCGGATCGGTCAAACGGACCATTCTAAACCATAAATTGCAAATTGCCAGCGCTGCTTATGCTGAAGTTGGAGCTGATAAATGTCCAACGGGAAGGTTATGCCCAGTTGATGGAACACCTTATGATTTTCGAACGCCTATTTTTATGAGCGAAGCATTGGCAAAACAGCCTGCTGGCTATGACACACCTTTTAAATTAACTACTGGAAACGTGTTGCTTAGTGAACCAGAAAGTGGTCGGCAATTAGCGATTCGTACGACTCGAGAAGCAGTCGTCGTTTTTTCGACGACCGGAATGGATGAAGAGTATGTAGTGATGGGCAAAAAAATGTGCAGTCACCTAGGGATTGCTCTAGAAACGCAAGAGCTGCCAGATGCTGTCCATCATCCCCATTTCCAATCCATCATTTTAAAACCGGGAGAGAAGTATTTTTCACAAACAACCTATCGTTTTTCTGCTTGA